Proteins from a single region of Punica granatum isolate Tunisia-2019 chromosome 8, ASM765513v2, whole genome shotgun sequence:
- the LOC116189251 gene encoding bidirectional sugar transporter SWEET1-like isoform X1 gives MVTVRFVTGIIGNATTLILYLSPMITVRRIFKSKSTEQFSSFPYAMTMLEGLLYTWYSLPFVSPNNLLITTITSTGVAIEFIYLLIFLVYAPKKEKLKIVGLLAFVLTVIATVALVSLLALHGKPRMHMCGIVTTIFTIVMYASPLSVARMVIKTKSVEYMPFWLSLFTFICGILWFLFGLLGADPYVYVPNGLGGLLGMMQLILYAIYRDKKAEPKKAVDDGFIEKVEPKKAADDGSVVEMNSVDLEKANPKKHQDPI, from the exons ATGGTCACTGTGCGTTTCGTGACGGGTATTATTG GAAATGCTACGACCCTAATCCTGTACTTGTCCCCAAT GATCACAGTCAGGAGGATCTTCAAAAGCAAGAGCACAGAGCaattttcatcttttccaTATGCAATGACTATGCTCGAAGGCCTCCTATACACCTG GTATAGTCTTCCTTTCGTATCACCCAACAACCTTCTCATAACCACTATCACTAGCACTGGGGTGGCAATCGAGTTCATATACTTGTTGATCTTCCTCGTATATGCACCGAAGAAGGAGAAGCTTAAGATTGTGGGCCTCCTCGCATTTGTGCTCACGGTGATCGCAACAGTTGCCCTAGTTTCCCTCCTTGCGTTGCATGGGAAACCGAGGATGCACATGTGTGGTATTGTTACCACCATTTTTACTATTGTCATGTATGCTTCACCTTTATCGGTTGCG AGGATGGTGATCAAGACAAAGAGCGTCGAGTATATGCCATTTTGGCTGTCTCTCTTCACGTTCATATGCGGTATTTTATGGTTCCTCTTTGGCCTCCTCGGAGCTGACCCTTACGTTTAT GTGCCCAATGGGCTTGGGGGCTTGCTGGGCATGATGCAACTGATATTGTATGCCATTTACCGCGACAAAAAAGCCGAGCCCAAGAAGGCTGTAGATGATGGTTTCATAGAAAAAGTCGAGCCCAAGAAGGCTGCAGATGATGGTTCCGTCGTCGAGATGAACTCCGTGGATCTCGAAAAAGCCAACCCGAAGAAGCATCAAGATCCAATTTAA
- the LOC116189251 gene encoding bidirectional sugar transporter SWEET1a-like isoform X2 produces the protein MTMLEGLLYTWYSLPFVSPNNLLITTITSTGVAIEFIYLLIFLVYAPKKEKLKIVGLLAFVLTVIATVALVSLLALHGKPRMHMCGIVTTIFTIVMYASPLSVARMVIKTKSVEYMPFWLSLFTFICGILWFLFGLLGADPYVYVPNGLGGLLGMMQLILYAIYRDKKAEPKKAVDDGFIEKVEPKKAADDGSVVEMNSVDLEKANPKKHQDPI, from the exons ATGACTATGCTCGAAGGCCTCCTATACACCTG GTATAGTCTTCCTTTCGTATCACCCAACAACCTTCTCATAACCACTATCACTAGCACTGGGGTGGCAATCGAGTTCATATACTTGTTGATCTTCCTCGTATATGCACCGAAGAAGGAGAAGCTTAAGATTGTGGGCCTCCTCGCATTTGTGCTCACGGTGATCGCAACAGTTGCCCTAGTTTCCCTCCTTGCGTTGCATGGGAAACCGAGGATGCACATGTGTGGTATTGTTACCACCATTTTTACTATTGTCATGTATGCTTCACCTTTATCGGTTGCG AGGATGGTGATCAAGACAAAGAGCGTCGAGTATATGCCATTTTGGCTGTCTCTCTTCACGTTCATATGCGGTATTTTATGGTTCCTCTTTGGCCTCCTCGGAGCTGACCCTTACGTTTAT GTGCCCAATGGGCTTGGGGGCTTGCTGGGCATGATGCAACTGATATTGTATGCCATTTACCGCGACAAAAAAGCCGAGCCCAAGAAGGCTGTAGATGATGGTTTCATAGAAAAAGTCGAGCCCAAGAAGGCTGCAGATGATGGTTCCGTCGTCGAGATGAACTCCGTGGATCTCGAAAAAGCCAACCCGAAGAAGCATCAAGATCCAATTTAA